A genomic segment from Pyrodictium occultum encodes:
- a CDS encoding DNA polymerase sliding clamp: protein MTFRAVYPAATKFKYIVQSIVKVMDEIPFTATHEGLDVRTLTPDKTTMIVMRLPVTTFEEYELTEDKKTFIVPSDELNRIAKRGTRNDLVELKLDEEHRRLEVNFIDKKTGVVRSFYVPLREGVVEELSEPQVELTVTARMVADDFKNIINDAKVVSDEVEFSSYEDRMEVYAESAQKRYHGVFRVGELLISLEVEGSTPVKAKYSIDLLKASVKATSAADTVTIQYGEALPMRISFDLPSGGLLIYWVSPRI from the coding sequence TTGACCTTCAGGGCGGTCTATCCTGCAGCTACGAAGTTTAAGTACATAGTCCAGTCGATAGTTAAGGTTATGGATGAGATACCCTTCACAGCGACCCATGAAGGGCTCGATGTGAGAACGCTGACCCCTGACAAGACTACAATGATTGTAATGAGACTCCCAGTAACGACGTTCGAGGAGTACGAGCTCACGGAGGATAAGAAGACGTTTATAGTACCCTCTGACGAGCTTAACCGTATAGCCAAGAGGGGTACCCGTAACGATCTTGTAGAGCTTAAGCTCGACGAGGAGCATCGCCGTCTCGAAGTGAACTTCATAGATAAGAAGACGGGTGTTGTGAGAAGCTTCTACGTGCCGCTGAGGGAGGGTGTTGTCGAGGAGCTGAGCGAGCCCCAGGTAGAGCTTACAGTCACTGCCAGAATGGTTGCCGACGACTTCAAAAACATTATAAATGATGCCAAGGTGGTGAGCGATGAAGTGGAGTTCAGCAGCTACGAGGATAGAATGGAGGTTTATGCGGAGTCCGCTCAGAAACGCTATCATGGTGTATTCCGTGTAGGCGAGCTCCTCATCAGCCTAGAGGTTGAGGGTAGCACTCCCGTGAAGGCTAAGTACTCTATAGACTTGCTGAAGGCCAGTGTAAAGGCGACATCTGCTGCAGACACCGTGACCATCCAGTACGGGGAAGCTCTCCCTATGAGGATAAGCTTCGATCTACCCAGCGGCGGGCTGCTGATATACTGGGTGTCACCGAGAATATAG
- a CDS encoding RNA polymerase subunit Rpo13 codes for MSEEVFEEVSEKAHESEEEVEEEAIDINAALLEAMVKRTEILEKYVKGEVGKAEATSMLSAVKVPTLGRRRRRK; via the coding sequence ATGTCGGAGGAGGTATTCGAGGAAGTCAGCGAGAAGGCCCACGAGAGTGAGGAAGAAGTTGAGGAGGAGGCTATCGATATTAACGCAGCTCTCCTCGAGGCCATGGTTAAGCGCACAGAGATACTTGAGAAGTATGTAAAGGGGGAGGTCGGGAAGGCCGAAGCCACTAGCATGCTTAGTGCGGTGAAAGTGCCTACCCTGGGTAGGAGACGTAGAAGGAAATAG
- a CDS encoding ATP-binding protein — protein sequence MLALVLLSLVSTLLSAWGGSTGYTSSMTLIAVVAALLSRSLAIAVIALLHNAAIGIYSLASSISKPGTSQAGTLQGGIEALWRGFASDIPLLLALVASGAVFIARLVSLIRSRPYIDVAARNLLQAIKPSLLEYSLCTARRNAAIILITSSLLAFPVEEMVNPVNYIGQSLYQALLLSSAVLAVPVSLVSSLDTLTAGLLLPVLVAALALPQPLLLVAMVSVLPVEALPTTLRLAERTGYRLGVLEAVMVYAPTIRYTITQTQPITGAWWAPSYPRVDYRLATATTRENPHVLITGTTGAGKSSTAIRLARSILEEAKSPILLVIDPHGEYSTMLGGVPGVRIVDASKEAPNPLDFTGQSPRERALELVELIAELYQLGPIQSRILEEAILLAYENAGIREDDPSTWNRKLPTITDVVKILEGMAKKEPRAGIVAMYLSSLATAFGGSSVPFPLPGSRTAAIVFDLSRLATREQMILYTDTLLYKLYYMVKRLGPSDKLRYILLIDEAHLFARKTRKRNIVALIAAELRKYGVMLVLVTQRASEIDKTVAANMGTVICLRHTDPAEAKFAAEAISKNSADDSPEALAYTIARLPKGYVVVGDVGLDAPLLVNIAR from the coding sequence GTGCTAGCGCTAGTATTACTTTCGCTGGTCTCCACGCTCCTCAGCGCCTGGGGCGGCTCTACAGGCTATACATCATCGATGACGCTCATAGCTGTAGTAGCTGCACTCCTCTCAAGATCCCTCGCCATAGCGGTAATCGCGCTGCTGCACAACGCGGCTATAGGCATCTACTCGCTCGCATCAAGCATTTCAAAACCCGGGACGAGCCAGGCCGGCACACTCCAAGGCGGCATCGAGGCTCTCTGGAGAGGCTTTGCTTCAGACATACCCCTACTCTTGGCTCTAGTAGCCTCGGGAGCTGTATTCATAGCGAGACTTGTATCGCTGATACGCTCAAGGCCATACATAGATGTGGCGGCAAGGAACCTCCTACAGGCTATTAAGCCGAGCCTGCTGGAATACAGCCTCTGCACGGCACGCAGAAATGCAGCCATCATACTGATAACTTCATCCCTGCTGGCCTTCCCTGTAGAGGAGATGGTGAACCCGGTAAACTACATCGGGCAGAGCCTCTACCAGGCACTGCTTCTCTCATCAGCGGTCCTCGCAGTACCGGTGTCCCTTGTATCCTCGTTAGACACGTTAACAGCCGGCCTCCTCCTCCCGGTGCTCGTCGCCGCGCTCGCCTTGCCACAACCACTGCTGCTAGTGGCAATGGTATCAGTACTCCCCGTCGAAGCACTACCCACTACACTAAGGCTCGCCGAGCGCACCGGCTACCGGCTAGGCGTCCTTGAAGCCGTGATGGTTTATGCCCCCACCATACGCTACACTATAACACAGACGCAGCCGATAACAGGCGCCTGGTGGGCGCCGAGCTACCCGAGGGTGGACTACCGCCTGGCCACAGCCACAACACGAGAGAACCCTCACGTGCTGATAACAGGAACGACGGGGGCGGGCAAGTCGTCCACAGCAATCCGGCTAGCAAGATCAATACTGGAGGAAGCCAAGAGCCCAATACTGCTGGTCATAGACCCCCATGGAGAATACTCCACAATGCTCGGCGGGGTACCCGGCGTGAGGATAGTAGACGCCTCCAAGGAGGCACCCAACCCCCTTGACTTCACAGGGCAAAGCCCCCGAGAGAGGGCATTGGAGCTTGTAGAACTCATAGCAGAGCTCTACCAGCTGGGCCCGATACAGTCTAGAATACTCGAAGAAGCCATCCTGCTCGCCTACGAGAATGCCGGGATAAGGGAGGACGATCCCTCAACGTGGAACAGGAAGCTGCCAACAATTACCGACGTAGTGAAGATACTAGAGGGTATGGCCAAGAAGGAGCCCAGGGCCGGCATAGTAGCTATGTACCTGTCGTCCCTAGCCACGGCATTCGGAGGGAGCAGTGTGCCGTTCCCCCTGCCTGGCAGCAGGACAGCAGCCATAGTCTTTGACCTATCCCGGCTGGCTACGAGGGAGCAAATGATACTATACACGGACACCTTACTTTACAAACTGTACTACATGGTTAAGAGGCTAGGCCCCTCGGACAAGCTGCGCTACATACTCCTTATAGACGAGGCACACCTCTTCGCGCGCAAGACGAGAAAACGTAACATAGTAGCCCTCATAGCTGCTGAGCTTAGGAAGTATGGGGTAATGCTAGTTCTTGTAACCCAGAGAGCGAGCGAGATAGATAAGACAGTGGCGGCCAACATGGGTACAGTGATATGCCTTAGGCATACAGATCCTGCAGAGGCAAAATTCGCGGCAGAGGCCATCTCGAAGAACTCTGCCGACGACTCCCCAGAGGCGCTCGCTTACACAATAGCGAGGCTGCCGAAAGGCTACGTGGTTGTAGGCGATGTAGGGTTAGACGCGCCACTGCTAGTAAATATTGCTCGGTGA